One genomic window of Blastopirellula retiformator includes the following:
- a CDS encoding class I SAM-dependent methyltransferase: MDDEKRITTCNRVAYEKAADNYFAGTKELFDDDVRDFCRRLLLTSVKGSDIVEIGCGPGHDAEKMRRTGMNVLATDYCQPLLNIAQMQYPDLNTTRMDVTKIGLNENSCDGVFGYGVFHHVPPSLAAATTQRIHDILRPRGVLVMCLLGSTQFDRRIVANWGEIPNNPLQFEYFTPDQIESYLRQAGFASVEFFRESCAAYDNAPEFRVHKIFAFQVRAMKGSN; this comes from the coding sequence ATGGATGATGAAAAAAGAATAACCACCTGCAACCGCGTGGCGTATGAAAAAGCTGCGGACAACTATTTTGCAGGAACGAAAGAACTATTTGACGATGATGTCAGGGACTTTTGTAGGCGACTGCTACTCACGAGCGTCAAAGGTTCTGACATCGTGGAGATCGGATGCGGTCCCGGTCACGATGCTGAAAAGATGAGACGTACGGGGATGAACGTATTGGCGACCGACTACTGCCAACCTCTCCTTAACATTGCGCAAATGCAATACCCCGATCTAAACACGACAAGGATGGATGTTACCAAGATTGGCCTGAATGAGAATTCTTGTGACGGAGTATTCGGATATGGGGTATTCCACCACGTACCACCTTCCCTAGCGGCAGCAACGACACAACGAATTCACGATATCTTGCGTCCGCGAGGCGTTCTCGTCATGTGTCTTTTGGGGTCGACGCAATTTGACAGGCGAATTGTCGCAAATTGGGGCGAGATACCGAACAATCCCCTGCAATTCGAGTACTTCACTCCCGACCAAATCGAATCCTATTTACGGCAGGCGGGCTTTGCTTCGGTCGAGTTCTTTCGCGAAAGTTGTGCCGCATATGACAACGCGCCGGAGTTTCGTGTGCACAAGATCTTTGCGTTTCAAGTTCGTGCGATGAAGGGAAGTAATTAG
- a CDS encoding IS1380 family transposase: protein MELAQKQQGIACGGLAAIIQLIKTLRLRDELNRAASVLKLHLPYDEADHIFNIALNLLAGGTCLDHIEHRRNDEAYLDALGAQRIPDPTTAGDFCRRFSHVQLIEVMQAINRVRQTVWKQQDEDFFDCATIEADGTIVETAAEKKEGIGISYKGKWGYHPLVVTLAETQELLYIHNRPGNQVSEQDSAFFYDLAIEQFKKAGFRKIVLRGDTAFSSTEQLDRWDESGVKFVLGYSAHPNLCKIADSLPKNAWKRLNRSSAAAPDKTTRANRPKVKEAIVIANGYKNKRLCGESYAEFEYRPTACEQSYRMVVVRKDIDVTSGQQLLFSEEKYFFYISNESSSAAPAREIIRASNKRCDQENTISQLKASGALSAPLDSLESNLAYMVFASLAWTLKLWSGMLIQVKGNESQRRIRRETRHQIMRMEFWTYLNSLMLIPAQVIRSSRRRIFRLLTYRPSVELLMTLHDHVRRPLRC from the coding sequence ATGGAACTCGCCCAGAAGCAGCAGGGCATCGCTTGCGGTGGACTCGCGGCAATCATCCAACTCATCAAAACGCTCAGGTTGCGTGACGAACTCAACCGCGCGGCAAGTGTGCTCAAGCTTCACCTGCCCTACGACGAAGCAGATCACATCTTCAATATTGCGCTCAACTTGCTTGCAGGTGGGACATGCCTCGATCACATCGAACACCGACGCAACGATGAAGCCTATCTCGATGCTCTTGGGGCACAACGCATCCCTGATCCGACGACCGCTGGCGACTTCTGTCGTCGGTTCAGCCACGTGCAGTTGATTGAGGTGATGCAAGCGATCAACCGCGTCCGCCAAACGGTGTGGAAGCAGCAAGATGAGGACTTCTTCGATTGCGCGACGATCGAAGCGGACGGCACGATCGTGGAAACTGCCGCAGAGAAGAAAGAGGGCATCGGAATCAGTTACAAAGGGAAGTGGGGCTATCATCCGCTGGTTGTCACGCTCGCCGAAACCCAAGAACTGCTTTACATCCACAATCGCCCTGGCAACCAAGTCAGCGAACAAGACTCGGCGTTCTTCTACGACCTCGCGATCGAACAATTCAAGAAGGCGGGCTTCCGAAAGATCGTTCTTCGTGGCGACACGGCATTCTCTTCCACTGAACAATTGGATCGCTGGGATGAATCGGGAGTGAAGTTCGTCCTTGGTTACTCGGCCCATCCGAATCTTTGCAAGATCGCCGATTCCTTGCCGAAAAACGCATGGAAACGACTGAATCGGTCCTCGGCAGCGGCGCCGGATAAAACGACACGGGCCAATCGTCCGAAAGTCAAAGAAGCCATCGTGATCGCAAATGGCTACAAGAACAAGCGACTCTGCGGTGAGAGCTACGCCGAGTTCGAGTATCGGCCCACGGCGTGCGAACAATCGTACCGGATGGTTGTCGTTCGGAAAGACATCGATGTAACCAGCGGCCAGCAACTGCTGTTCTCCGAAGAGAAGTACTTCTTTTACATCAGCAATGAATCGTCCAGCGCGGCGCCGGCTCGCGAGATCATCCGTGCGAGCAACAAACGCTGTGATCAAGAGAACACGATCAGCCAGCTTAAAGCCAGCGGCGCACTGAGTGCTCCCCTGGACAGCCTCGAGAGCAATCTCGCGTACATGGTGTTCGCGTCGTTGGCCTGGACATTGAAACTGTGGAGCGGGATGCTGATCCAGGTGAAGGGGAACGAAAGTCAGCGACGAATCCGCCGCGAAACGCGTCACCAAATCATGCGAATGGAGTTCTGGACGTACTTGAACTCGTTGATGCTGATCCCTGCTCAGGTCATCCGCTCCTCACGACGTCGCATCTTTCGACTATTGACGTATCGACCGAGCGTGGAACTGCTGATGACGCTGCACGACCACGTTCGCCGACCACTGCGTTGTTGA
- a CDS encoding ankyrin repeat domain-containing protein gives MMTEDFLISIAAGDLESVKITAVENPSLLTEKSSGVSPVRTAVYNGQVKVLEWLLGQLEELDVFDAAATGRLIDLESKASEDVNVWSDDGWTPLHLAAFFGHDEVVEHLIKRGANVDVRSKNDHGNTPLHAAIAGKKYGAAEILLQHGAPINLAEITGLFPIHLAVQENDLRGVQLLLSYDADPAALTGNGQSMAEFCSESQPSHEIAALLGT, from the coding sequence ATGATGACTGAAGACTTCCTCATTTCAATTGCCGCAGGTGACTTGGAAAGCGTCAAGATAACGGCGGTCGAGAATCCGAGCTTACTGACTGAAAAGTCATCGGGTGTATCGCCCGTCCGTACGGCTGTTTATAACGGCCAAGTCAAAGTTCTGGAGTGGCTTCTAGGCCAGTTGGAGGAGTTGGACGTTTTTGACGCAGCCGCGACAGGAAGGCTTATCGACTTGGAGTCAAAGGCATCCGAAGATGTGAATGTGTGGTCTGACGACGGTTGGACGCCTCTTCACCTGGCCGCATTCTTTGGTCACGACGAAGTTGTTGAGCACCTGATCAAGCGAGGTGCCAATGTAGACGTTCGATCAAAGAATGATCACGGCAATACCCCGCTGCATGCCGCAATCGCCGGCAAAAAATATGGTGCCGCAGAAATCCTGCTTCAACATGGTGCCCCGATTAATCTGGCCGAGATCACCGGCCTCTTTCCAATTCATCTAGCGGTCCAGGAAAACGATTTGCGCGGCGTTCAACTGCTGCTAAGTTACGACGCCGATCCGGCTGCCTTAACAGGCAATGGACAATCGATGGCGGAGTTCTGTAGCGAATCGCAGCCGTCGCATGAAATAGCTGCTTTGCTTGGAACCTGA
- a CDS encoding type I polyketide synthase produces the protein MSGQGTEVAIIGMAGRFPGASDVESLWRIIEEGRDSSTQLSESDLIDIGEPLKRIRPQNYVRRVFLLDDFDCFDANAFGISPTEAQIMDPHHRIFLQSVQTALESAGYDPFQFDGTVGIYGGMGPSTYFRGRVPTSLQEKVDGLQFLVANDKDYLTARVAYLLGLNGPCVTVQTACATSLTAAHLACRSLLEFECDLALAGGVSIRLPQRAGYVPKEGGILSNDGRCRAFDASSSGTAYGSGCGVVVLKRLDEALRDGDNVLAVVLSSAVSNDGANKVGFTAPGVDGHIRVIREAIEIADIDVSSIDYIETHGTGTQLGDPIEIAALAQTYGKSQTAIRLGSLKSNIGHLDAAAGVASLVKTILALCKRQLPRCANYSQPNPELKLSQTPFRIETEPVEWTESTSTPRRAAVCSLGMGGTNVHMIVQEAPCREVQSSSARPTQLIPISAASEDQLTLAQNQLADWLSDHPSTDLADVAFTLQVGRRVQAFRNVVVCDSVTDAIAKLTSPASPNKVDRPTEHVVYSLSQKDDVSLVADAHLMREPSIRQSLEEVQHASQAIGVSDWRDSERLLSFVSLWSLARLWDSWSVNASHFEADGTGVVAAKVLTGEFSLVDGVSRIVQGESFPPITCCAASPLRLAVAGIQPGGDAFDNLLNTLGVLWKSGLVVNWSMFNKGHSRRRIPLPTYPFKKQRFWIEPVKDLSESPAQIDPPRSSSPSSRERARDLDEEEPAELKVRVPAWQQECSNRWFALDLSDADTFEWFLVSPAENETLVSQIQELEVSATVLRSLDEEGLSRLSNSSVQKPLMIVFDWSREDFRSTDQGFVSLVRAAKALDGFSNQVRICVIASNTFKVVGTEACRPWNVLMEGVGRVLPQEDKRFRCVFVDVTDITTSDCCKRAIAIALNPPEDRVVAIRGTQVFRRSFFTIDGASNSNGEVFRREGAYLITGGFGTVGYSIAKYLAENFQARLLLASRHIADAEQRCEELALLGGQASAVVADVNNLDSLETAFSTGFSKYGSVDGVFHCAATPAGGFVQRKSIRSMLSVLEPKVTGALNVIKAARRFSAKDFVALFSSSVAIYGGIGAADYCAANAFLGALAERENQPADTPVCCIHWDAWQEESWLDEGLKQHPELLRELKQRRGTHGISTEEAIQMIEIAISGRFSQSLVTRQDPIQAAKWYDEALTRLGPSRDDEVSAVRPTPRLGTRQLSSTLCELYADTLSLDSILDDQDVFQLGMNSLLALDLVSRIRDTTQSDIPIGWVFEHRTVRDLCSQIEQNRIEKELALMDEIESMSAEDVQAELGSIEKKGSHR, from the coding sequence ATGTCCGGTCAGGGCACAGAGGTTGCGATCATCGGGATGGCAGGGCGTTTCCCGGGCGCATCCGATGTAGAGTCGCTTTGGAGAATCATCGAAGAGGGTCGAGACAGCAGTACGCAGTTGTCCGAAAGCGACCTTATCGACATCGGAGAGCCGCTGAAAAGAATCCGCCCGCAAAATTACGTCCGAAGAGTCTTTTTGCTCGACGACTTTGATTGCTTCGATGCGAACGCATTTGGGATATCGCCTACCGAAGCCCAAATAATGGATCCGCATCACCGTATATTTCTTCAGTCAGTGCAAACGGCTCTTGAGTCCGCTGGATATGACCCTTTTCAATTTGATGGAACGGTTGGAATCTATGGCGGCATGGGCCCGAGCACTTATTTTAGAGGTCGTGTTCCGACGAGTCTTCAGGAAAAAGTCGATGGTCTTCAATTCCTGGTTGCCAATGACAAGGACTACTTGACCGCCCGGGTTGCGTACTTGCTCGGATTAAATGGTCCCTGTGTTACCGTTCAAACGGCTTGCGCGACATCACTAACTGCGGCCCATCTCGCCTGCCGATCGCTTCTTGAGTTTGAGTGTGACTTGGCGCTCGCTGGCGGAGTCTCGATTCGACTACCGCAGCGCGCCGGTTACGTCCCCAAGGAAGGCGGAATCCTCTCGAATGACGGGCGGTGCCGAGCTTTTGATGCCTCGTCCTCAGGCACTGCCTACGGAAGCGGTTGCGGCGTGGTCGTGCTCAAGAGGTTGGATGAAGCGCTTCGAGATGGCGACAACGTCCTGGCCGTCGTGCTGAGCTCGGCAGTCAGCAACGATGGCGCCAACAAGGTCGGCTTTACCGCGCCCGGGGTGGATGGACATATACGTGTAATTCGTGAGGCGATCGAAATCGCCGACATTGATGTTTCGTCAATCGACTATATCGAAACACATGGAACAGGTACTCAATTGGGCGATCCAATCGAGATCGCCGCGCTGGCTCAAACTTACGGAAAATCACAGACTGCAATTCGGCTTGGCAGCCTCAAAAGCAATATTGGGCATCTGGACGCCGCCGCTGGCGTAGCAAGCCTAGTGAAGACGATTCTCGCATTGTGCAAACGGCAGCTTCCTCGATGCGCCAATTACTCACAGCCAAATCCAGAACTCAAGCTGTCCCAAACTCCATTTCGTATTGAGACCGAACCGGTTGAGTGGACCGAATCGACCAGTACGCCGCGGCGGGCCGCCGTTTGCTCACTTGGAATGGGTGGAACGAATGTGCACATGATCGTTCAAGAAGCACCCTGCAGGGAGGTGCAGTCAAGCAGTGCGCGACCAACCCAGCTCATACCTATTTCTGCCGCGTCAGAAGATCAATTAACCTTGGCACAAAACCAATTGGCAGATTGGTTAAGCGATCATCCCAGCACAGATTTAGCCGACGTTGCATTCACGCTGCAGGTCGGACGCAGAGTCCAGGCGTTCAGAAATGTTGTCGTTTGTGATAGTGTCACCGATGCAATCGCAAAACTGACATCACCGGCTTCACCCAACAAAGTCGACCGTCCGACAGAACATGTCGTCTATTCGCTGTCACAGAAAGATGATGTATCGCTGGTTGCCGATGCGCATCTAATGCGGGAACCGTCGATCCGACAATCTCTCGAGGAAGTCCAGCATGCGAGTCAGGCAATCGGAGTTTCGGACTGGCGGGATTCCGAGCGACTTCTGAGCTTCGTTTCGCTGTGGAGTCTTGCTCGACTCTGGGATTCGTGGTCGGTCAACGCCTCTCACTTTGAAGCGGACGGAACGGGTGTCGTTGCGGCGAAGGTCTTGACAGGCGAATTTTCATTGGTGGATGGCGTTAGCAGAATTGTTCAAGGCGAATCGTTTCCTCCCATTACCTGTTGCGCCGCAAGTCCATTGAGACTTGCTGTGGCGGGGATTCAACCCGGCGGTGACGCATTTGACAACCTGCTCAACACGTTGGGAGTACTTTGGAAGTCGGGTTTGGTTGTCAATTGGAGCATGTTTAACAAAGGTCATTCACGACGACGAATTCCACTACCTACTTATCCGTTCAAAAAGCAAAGGTTTTGGATCGAACCCGTCAAGGATCTTTCGGAATCCCCCGCCCAGATCGATCCGCCTCGTTCGTCGAGTCCATCGAGCCGTGAAAGAGCTCGGGATCTTGATGAGGAAGAACCGGCGGAATTGAAGGTCCGTGTTCCAGCTTGGCAACAAGAGTGTAGCAACCGTTGGTTTGCACTGGATTTGTCTGACGCTGACACTTTTGAATGGTTTCTTGTCTCGCCTGCCGAGAATGAAACACTTGTCAGCCAGATTCAAGAACTCGAAGTCTCCGCGACCGTCCTACGGTCACTGGACGAAGAAGGGCTTTCCCGGCTTAGCAACTCATCAGTCCAAAAGCCGTTAATGATCGTATTTGATTGGAGCCGAGAAGATTTTCGGTCGACTGACCAAGGATTCGTGAGTCTTGTTCGAGCTGCAAAAGCACTTGATGGTTTTTCCAACCAAGTTCGGATTTGCGTGATTGCGTCAAACACGTTCAAGGTTGTTGGCACGGAAGCCTGCCGCCCTTGGAACGTTCTTATGGAAGGCGTTGGTCGAGTGCTTCCTCAGGAAGACAAACGGTTCCGTTGCGTGTTTGTGGATGTGACGGACATTACGACATCGGATTGTTGCAAACGCGCGATTGCAATCGCACTGAATCCGCCCGAGGATCGCGTAGTGGCAATTCGTGGAACACAAGTTTTTCGACGTTCTTTTTTCACGATCGATGGTGCTTCCAATTCAAATGGTGAAGTCTTCCGTCGAGAAGGTGCCTATCTCATCACGGGTGGCTTTGGGACGGTTGGATATTCGATCGCGAAGTACCTCGCCGAGAATTTTCAAGCTAGGCTGCTGCTTGCAAGTCGGCACATCGCGGATGCGGAACAACGTTGTGAAGAACTTGCTTTATTGGGCGGCCAAGCTTCTGCCGTGGTCGCCGATGTCAATAATCTTGACTCTCTCGAAACCGCTTTTTCCACCGGATTTTCGAAGTACGGTTCGGTGGATGGTGTGTTTCACTGTGCGGCAACACCTGCTGGAGGTTTCGTTCAAAGAAAATCGATACGATCGATGCTAAGTGTCCTTGAGCCAAAAGTGACCGGGGCACTGAATGTGATCAAAGCCGCACGCAGATTCTCGGCCAAAGACTTCGTAGCGCTGTTTTCTTCCAGCGTCGCAATCTATGGCGGAATTGGTGCGGCCGATTATTGCGCTGCCAACGCGTTTCTTGGAGCGCTTGCTGAGCGCGAAAATCAACCCGCCGATACACCGGTCTGCTGCATCCATTGGGATGCCTGGCAAGAAGAGTCATGGTTGGACGAGGGGCTAAAGCAACACCCGGAGCTTCTCCGTGAACTGAAGCAGCGCCGTGGCACCCATGGGATTTCAACCGAAGAAGCGATTCAGATGATCGAGATCGCAATTAGTGGTCGATTTTCGCAATCGCTCGTGACACGTCAGGACCCAATTCAAGCTGCAAAATGGTATGACGAAGCACTGACAAGGCTTGGCCCGAGCCGCGACGATGAGGTTTCTGCGGTGAGGCCAACACCCAGGCTGGGGACGCGGCAATTAAGTTCAACATTGTGTGAGCTTTATGCGGATACGCTTTCGCTTGATTCGATTCTGGACGATCAGGATGTTTTTCAACTTGGAATGAATTCACTGCTGGCGCTTGATCTCGTGTCACGCATTCGCGACACGACCCAGTCGGACATCCCGATTGGTTGGGTCTTCGAGCACCGAACCGTACGTGATCTTTGTTCTCAGATAGAACAGAATCGCATCGAAAAAGAACTAGCGTTAATGGACGAAATCGAGAGCATGTCTGCGGAAGATGTTCAGGCTGAATTGGGTTCGATCGAGAAGAAGGGGAGTCATAGGTGA
- a CDS encoding MupA/Atu3671 family FMN-dependent luciferase-like monooxygenase has product MNLDERLARLSPEKRRLYLAKLGKAPEPDDSLSPRLVDDHTRKLEFSVFLFGAENSQSSSLDYDQILKLGQFADRNGFRAIWTPERHFHSFGASYPNPAVLAAALAGCTTRIELRGGSVVVPLHDTLRIAEDWALVDRISNGRAALACASGWHSKDFVLAPENYKERRHIAYDAINQLRSLWKGQSVIRNGVDGQETEVRVYPRPKQEMIPIWLTSAGTVQTFRKAGELGVNVLTSLIGQSVDELGKKIQLYREVRAKNAISGPGIVTVMLHCLLSTNATDALRTARNELQNYLLSSLELGASPDHDLSARLSEASPHDVQPILDRAIDNFFADASLIGSIDSCGKVLQTLEDVGVDEIACLVDFGPPLESIIDSLRMLCELIAEL; this is encoded by the coding sequence GTGAACCTTGATGAACGTCTTGCTCGACTCTCCCCAGAAAAACGGCGACTCTATCTAGCCAAACTTGGCAAAGCTCCTGAGCCCGATGATTCGTTAAGCCCGAGATTGGTAGACGACCACACAAGGAAATTGGAATTTAGCGTTTTCCTGTTCGGTGCCGAGAATAGCCAATCCAGTTCGCTCGACTACGATCAAATCTTAAAACTCGGGCAGTTTGCGGATCGAAACGGGTTCCGCGCCATCTGGACACCCGAGCGGCATTTCCACTCCTTTGGTGCTTCCTATCCCAATCCAGCCGTCCTTGCTGCGGCGCTGGCGGGTTGCACTACCCGAATCGAATTGCGCGGCGGAAGCGTTGTGGTACCGCTGCATGATACGTTGCGCATCGCGGAAGATTGGGCGCTAGTAGACCGAATCTCCAATGGAAGGGCAGCGCTGGCGTGCGCTTCGGGTTGGCATTCAAAAGATTTCGTGCTCGCCCCTGAGAATTACAAAGAACGGCGCCACATCGCTTACGACGCGATCAACCAATTACGGAGTCTTTGGAAGGGGCAATCCGTAATTCGAAACGGTGTGGACGGTCAAGAGACGGAGGTCAGAGTTTACCCGAGACCAAAACAGGAAATGATTCCAATTTGGTTGACGTCCGCGGGCACCGTACAAACCTTCCGTAAAGCGGGTGAGTTGGGGGTTAACGTGCTGACATCGCTCATCGGGCAGAGTGTCGACGAACTGGGTAAAAAGATTCAGTTGTACCGAGAGGTACGAGCGAAAAATGCTATTTCCGGTCCCGGCATCGTCACGGTAATGCTGCATTGCCTTCTGTCAACTAATGCAACGGATGCGTTGCGGACAGCAAGAAATGAGCTGCAGAATTATCTGCTGTCGAGTCTGGAATTGGGTGCATCTCCAGATCATGACCTTTCGGCGCGATTGAGCGAGGCGTCGCCTCACGATGTGCAGCCAATTTTGGATCGGGCAATCGACAATTTTTTTGCAGACGCCTCGCTTATTGGATCGATCGATTCTTGTGGCAAAGTCCTTCAAACGCTGGAAGATGTTGGTGTCGACGAAATCGCTTGTCTTGTTGACTTTGGCCCACCATTGGAAAGCATTATTGACAGCCTTCGCATGCTTTGCGAACTCATCGCCGAGCTTTAG